Proteins found in one Streptomyces sp. NBC_00461 genomic segment:
- a CDS encoding PP2C family protein-serine/threonine phosphatase, whose protein sequence is MSSHLSADHPAAQPPGRGSVDALISQTRRLKGEVDAVRRDAHSDGSDPQERWQRALCDLALHQLTDLTAHLGQLRDGPTPVPPIAESAPVRAVPHAPRRGSLLSRVGSAEWNLLTDEASWSGELYQILGRDPAAPPLTLDELPSLVLDEDRAKLTAMVTDCLVDAKPIDGEFRVVRPDGEVRAVHMMGEPVLDTDGSTASMWAVLRDVSELRRSQKVVSETRDSLQSHQHRAQTEHRLAVELQEAVLPPWRGSLRLPHHGPETLDLAAHYLPSSTSALIGGDWYDALELPDGQTLLSVGDLTGHGVAVTSGMATLLGAVRGMAMAGTEPGQLMSWLNQLLDATVQPALGSAVCCRYRPATRTLTWAQAGHPAPLLFRNGTGRRLHAPDGVLLGATSGASYEQVEETLETGDLLLLHTDGLVPGRNGTESANRLLDLAPRFGEARTAQDCVRMVMEEFGEADRQDDACVLLAKVM, encoded by the coding sequence ATGTCGTCCCATCTCTCTGCGGATCACCCAGCCGCCCAGCCGCCAGGACGCGGCTCGGTCGACGCGTTGATATCGCAGACTCGCCGGCTCAAGGGCGAGGTGGACGCCGTACGGCGGGACGCGCACAGCGACGGTTCGGACCCCCAGGAGCGGTGGCAGCGCGCGCTGTGCGATCTGGCGCTGCACCAACTCACCGACCTCACCGCCCACTTGGGGCAGCTGCGGGACGGCCCGACCCCCGTGCCCCCGATCGCGGAGTCGGCACCTGTCCGTGCCGTGCCGCACGCTCCCCGGCGCGGCTCACTGCTCAGCCGGGTCGGCAGCGCCGAGTGGAACCTGCTGACGGACGAGGCGAGTTGGTCCGGCGAGCTCTACCAGATCCTGGGCCGCGACCCCGCCGCTCCCCCGCTCACCCTCGACGAACTGCCGTCCCTGGTACTGGACGAGGATCGCGCGAAGCTGACGGCGATGGTCACGGACTGCCTGGTCGACGCCAAGCCCATCGACGGTGAGTTCCGCGTCGTGCGCCCCGACGGCGAGGTGCGCGCGGTGCACATGATGGGCGAGCCCGTGCTCGACACCGACGGCAGCACCGCCTCGATGTGGGCCGTACTGCGTGACGTCAGTGAACTGCGCCGCAGCCAGAAGGTGGTGAGCGAGACCCGTGACTCGCTGCAGAGCCACCAGCACCGCGCGCAGACCGAGCACCGGCTCGCGGTCGAGCTGCAGGAGGCCGTGCTGCCGCCGTGGCGTGGCTCCCTGCGGCTCCCGCACCACGGCCCCGAGACACTGGATCTGGCGGCGCACTATCTGCCGTCGTCGACGAGCGCACTGATCGGCGGCGACTGGTACGACGCGCTGGAACTGCCCGACGGCCAGACGCTGCTCAGCGTCGGCGACCTCACCGGACACGGCGTCGCCGTCACCTCGGGCATGGCGACGCTGCTGGGCGCCGTACGCGGCATGGCGATGGCCGGCACCGAACCCGGCCAACTGATGTCCTGGCTCAACCAGTTACTCGACGCCACCGTGCAACCCGCCCTCGGCAGCGCCGTCTGCTGCCGCTACCGCCCCGCCACCCGCACACTGACGTGGGCACAAGCCGGACACCCCGCCCCGCTACTGTTCCGCAACGGGACGGGGCGCAGGCTGCACGCACCGGACGGCGTCCTGCTCGGCGCGACCTCGGGTGCCTCCTACGAGCAGGTCGAAGAGACCCTCGAGACAGGCGACCTGCTCCTGCTGCACACCGACGGGCTGGTGCCCGGGCGCAACGGCACGGAGAGTGCGAACCGGCTCCTCGACCTGGCCCCCCGCTTCGGCGAGGCA